One genomic window of Corvus moneduloides isolate bCorMon1 chromosome 14, bCorMon1.pri, whole genome shotgun sequence includes the following:
- the LOC116451116 gene encoding cis-aconitate decarboxylase-like produces the protein MVYSTFQKSQKFLASSRQVHKTAAHGLLKPPHLAPAGAAARGCQRGAHRCPCPSLCPGAAVVARSAPEDTVTSSFASFIHAARPEQLSQTVRQRSKRMILDSIGVGLVGSTTRVFDIALRYCRELYSSVAVSSVYGKPGVKLSPTLAAFTNGVATHSMDFDDTWHPATHPSGAVLPALLAASQMLPPNTKPTGLDFLLAFNVGLEVQGRLMHFSTEAHDIPKRFHPPSVVGTLGSAAATAKLLSLSSAQCCHALGIAASLAGAPMANAATQAKPLHVGNATRLGLEAALLAARGMEANPLILDDIPGCSGFSAFYSVYQPKPLSTPGQQHQFLLEKQDIAFKRFPAHLGMHWVVDAALSVRNLFINYAGSFSPSLIRTIMLKIPVSKYINRPFPSSEHQARHSFQFNACAALLDGEVGLGSFSESSIHRQELRELLDKVVVEHPEDNVANFDKMYGEVALLLHSGDVLTGKCDTFYGHWRKPLSKESLLKKFRSNASHVLPEEKIEAIITLVDNLETLSDSSQLACSL, from the exons ATGGTCTACTCCACCTTCCAG AAATCCCAGAAGTTCTTGGCAAGCTCTCGGCAAGTCCACAAAACTGCTGCCCATG GACTCCTAAAACCGCCCCACCTGGCTCCGGCAGGTGCAGCTGCCCGCGGCTGCCAGCGCGGGGCTCACCGGTGTCCTTGtccctccctgtgtcccggcGCTGCAGTGGTGGCCCGGAGCGCTCCCGAGGACACGGTGACCAGCAGCTTCGCCTCGTTCATCCACGCGGCCCGGCCCGAGCAGCTGTCCCAGACCGTGCGGCAGCGGAGCAAGAGGATGATCCTGGACAGCATCGGCGTGGGGCTGGTGGGCAGCACCACGCGCGTCTTCGACATCGCCCTGCGCTACTGCCGG gagctgTACTCCTCCGTGGCCGTCAGCTCTGTCTATGGAAAGCCGGGAGTGAAGCTCTCCCCGACGCTGGCAGCCTTCACCAACGGCGTGGCG ACTCATTCCATGGATTTTGACGACACCTGGCACCCTGCCACTCACCCCTCCGGGGCCGTGCTGCCGGCTCTCCTGGCAGCCTCCCAGATGCTCCCTCCGAACACCAAGCCCACCGGCCTGGATTTCCTGCTGGCATTCAACGTGGGCCTGGAAGTGCAAGGGAGGCTCATGCACTTCTCCACTGAGGCTCATGACATTCCCAAAAG GTTCCACCCTCCCTCGGTGGTGGGCACCCTGGGCAGTGCCGCAGCCACGGCCAAGCTGCtgtccctcagctctgcccagtgcTGCCACGCCCTGGGCATCGCCGCGTCCCTCGCCGGGGCGCCCATGGCCAACGCTGCCACCCAGGCCAAGCCGCTGCACGTCGGGAATGCCACCCGCCTGGGCCTGGAAGCGGCTCTGCTGGCGGCCCGAGGGATGGAAGCCAACCCCTTGATCCTGGATGATATCCCCGGCTGCTCTGGCTTCAGCGCCTTCTACAGCGTctaccaacccaaaccactgtcCACACCCGGCCAGCAGCACCAGttcctcctggaaaagcaggatatTGCCTTCAAGCGCTTCCCAGCTCACCTGGGGATGCACTGGGTGGTGGATGCTGCCTTGTCCGTCCGGAACCTCTTCATCAACTACGCGggctccttctctccctctctgatCCGCACCATTATGCTGAAGATCCCGGTGTCCAAGTACATCAACCGGCCTTTCCCCAGCTCGGAGCACCAGGCAAGGCACTCCTTCCAGTTCAACGCCTGCGCGGCCCTGCTGGATGGAGAGGTGGGCCTGGGCTCCTTCTCCGAGAGCAGCATCCATCGGCAGgagctcagggagctgctggacaaGGTGGTGGTGGAGCACCCCGAAGACAACGTGGCCAACTTTGACAAGATGTACGGAGAGGtggccctgctcctgcacagcGGGGACGTCCTGACGGGCAAATGTGACACTTTCTATGGGCACTGGAGGAAGCCCCTGAGCAAAGAGTCGCTCCTGAAGAAGTTTCGATCCAACGCCTCCCACGTGcttccagaagagaaaatagaagCCATCATCACTCTGGTGGACAACCTGGAGACCCTGTCAGACAGCTCCCAGCTGGCCTGCAGCCTGTGA